The Octopus bimaculoides isolate UCB-OBI-ISO-001 chromosome 1, ASM119413v2, whole genome shotgun sequence genome contains the following window.
GATGATATTCTATTTTGATAGGACTGGTTGTATTCTTAATTATACAAAGTAAATTAAAGAAGGTAAGAATAACTTTATACCattttcagattttaattttCTATGTGTGATTTCCTTACTCATCTTTTCCACTAAATATTCAGCTAGATTTaagctgtatatacatatatatatgtatataaatatatcaggttttcatttttcttaaactGAAAACTGTTAATTTGTTATTGCATGTTCTGCTTTAGcttcaaatttatctttcattaatATGACTATTTGatagaattaaatataattatcactCTTCTGGTTATCTCACAATATTTAATGCGTCTTTTtattggtgttttttttattgtttttacaatgTAGCTTTGTTGTAACTTCCTTGAAGTATATTGgtctctatttttgttttgatgtatTAGGAAATATTTGTAAGCATTTAAATGCCCTTATAGTCATTAGCACTTGAGAAAGAAATGATGTTCCGGGTCGTTTACGAGGGACTTTGCAGCTTCTTGGTTTGTATGATTTTGTTATGCTATGAATTAGTAGGATGTCTAGTGAATAGTATATTCTGTTGATTAGCTCTATTTTCAATGTTGCTTTCATGTTTCATTGTTGTCTTAGTACTTCCtcgaatacatatgtatgctagtTTGAATCTagttcataaattttattttctattaggGTTTGTTTAATTGTGATTAAgactgtgtgcatgtaagtgtgagAATTGTTGTTTGAAGAATTTGATGTTTATAACTATGATTTTTGTTGTCCCAGCCTGCTCTTCAAAGAATAACCAAGTTAACTGGATTTTTCAGCCTCATCTGCTTTTTATTTGGGTAAAGAAAGATTGAGTcacattattttattatgttgttagaAGTCTGtaacaaaaaagtaaaatttgaGGATAATTTTTCAGATCCCTTTAAATCCAACTCAGCAGAGTTGTAAGCTGTTCTTTAGTGATGCAGCAGGCTCGTGGTGATGATTTTGCAGTTCACAAGAGTAAACAGGTTAGTTAAGGAGACTTCAGATAACCTTTATTCTCAATGAAACTAGACATGTATTAAATGTTGGGGGGTTTGGGATGTTAGTGACAGCTAAATAAAGAGTAGTATGGTACTGGTCAGGTTTGTATTTCATGTGTTACATGTAAAGCTTTTTTGGAATGACTTTAAGTATGGATGAACAGATTTTGATTCAGGCTAATTGTAgtctgtatttcatttcattcttcttgTGGATATTAATTCTGAGCTTGAAGTGATGAGTTTTTGTTTCATCCAGTCAGCTTTAGATGAATAATCACTGCTgtggaatttttattattaatttgattcTTCGTTCCTTTTCAAGTTTGTTATAAATTGTATTTTGTCACTGTATTGCTTGAACTAGTTTTTGTCCATTTATATTCTAAAACCTTGAGTTAAGCTTAATATAAGAAAAACAACTGGGCATGTCAAAAACGTGTCTGATGTGTTTTGACTAATCTTCTTGCAATtatgtgttttctttgttttcctgaAATTTTCCAAAAGAGAAATGTTTAGTTGTATTGTCTATATGCATGGtctaatgatttttaattttatgagtgcctacatcagtttttttttgtttttctctttttaattccAGAGAAATATGAGTTTTTACAATAGCATACCGCCAAGTGAAAAGCCAGGACTTTATCCTGCTGGAACCTTTCCTACAGCCAGTTATGCTCCCTCTCAACCTGCTGGAATGCCACCTGCAGCAACACCACAACAGAGATTCCCATCAGCTACTCAACAATATGCAATGCCTGCAGGTGCTGCCACACCCTCATTGTACACTCCAAGTAATGGGTATACACTAATGTCTCCAGCTTATGCTTCATCTCCTGCACCTGGAGCATTTCATTCTGTTGGTTACTCTTCTCTTCCTTCCATCCCATCGACGACTCCAGGTTATCCTACCGCCCAGTATCCTACTACAAACTTCCCACCAACTCAGTTGCCAGGAAGTAGTGCACCATACCCAGGTTTGCCAGTCAGTAGCCAGTTGTATACAGGAAGTGGGGGTTATAGTCCCCTTCAAAGTGTTCAACCTAGAGCCTACACCATGCCACCAATGGCATACCCAAGTACACTTGGCACAAACCCTACATACCCTGGTGCTCCTCCTTTTGGGCCACCATATTAAAAAAGGTGTCAATAGCAGCAGGTGGCTAGGACTGAAGCTTATATATGTTGTATAGACCTACTGCATCTGGTGTGTTTGTAAATCTGGGCCCTTATTGGCCTAAGTTGAATTTAATTCTCATGTTTTTATGCAAACAAGGCTTCTTATGTATCTTATACGCAAGATAAGGGACTAAACTTATCAGGTACTCTTTGGTAGACATGGTGGTAACCGAAGTGCAACAGGGAAGTTGGTGAAGATAGGCTACTTAATTCATTCTGTTGCATAATACGAACATTTTTATGAAGGCCAATCTAGGtgtgctatattatatatatatgtataattttatgatatatattgcacacatactCTTTCCCCTGCTTCCTTTTTCTTTACTCAACAGACTTTAACtataaaaggaatattttatgtgtgtgtatatatatatatatatatatatatgtatatataaaatatagatacacacacatgaaatacacacatttttctttttttagacttttttgtttttacagacaatgcatttttatattttgataacatttttgaagaaactgctgtttttgttacttttttttcaaaCTATTTGTCATGTGGATCTTGGTACCAAAATGAATGCACTTGGTTATTACTCCAGTATAAGTAAACCAATATTGGTTAATGATAAggtcacatttttctttttctcattattacaCTGCATGTGCTTTCATTGACTTTTTTTAATCAACCTTGTCATTAAGCCACTATTCATTGCAATTTCTTCTTTGAATAATTTTAGTTCAGCGTTTTCACATTTTACAAATTGCATTGAATTTCTTGGTTTAGTTTTATTGGATTATATTCTTTCAACAGTGTACTGGTCTTTGATTGGAACTGCTAATTGATATTCCACAGTAACCTGTACAGAAGTCTAGAAAAGCATTTCCTCTCTAAATTCTGTAGCATTCATCCATGACACAATACATCATAGatagctatttttagcaaatataaATCATAAAGAAAATTTTCTCCTCAATTTCCCTTTCTTCCCTAACAAAATGGCCTTATATCCAATAATGaagataaagttatatatatatatatatatatatatatatatatatatatatatNNNNNNNNNNNNNNNNNNNNNNNNNNNNNNNNNNNNNNNNNNNNNNNNNNNNNNNNNNNNNNNNNNNNNNNNNNNNNNNNNNNNNNNNNNNNNNNNNNNNNNNNNNNNNNNNNNNNNNNNNNNNNNNNNNNNNNNNNNNNNNNNNNNNNNNNNNNNNNNNNNNNNNNNNNNNNNNNNNNNNNNNNNNNNNNNNNNNNNNNNNNNNNNNNNNNNNNNNNNNNNNNNNNNNNNNNNNNNNNNNNNNNNNNNNNNNNNNNNNNNNNNNNNNNNNNNNNNNNNNNNNNNNNNNNNNNNNNNNNNNNNNNNNNNNNNNNNNNNNNNNNNNNNNNNNNNNNNNNNNNNNNNNNNNNNNNNNNNNNNNNNNNNNNNNNNNNNNNNNNNNNNNNNNNNNNNNNNNNNaaataaaatattttaaaactataaaatatacaattactttttttttaacttagattgtagtttgcattatatatgtgtgtgtatatatatatatatatatatatatatatatccatatatatatatatatatggattcagTATCCAAGTTAAGAGGGAAGGATGTTGGATTTTATTCGATAG
Protein-coding sequences here:
- the LOC106871414 gene encoding MAPK-interacting and spindle-stabilizing protein-like; the encoded protein is MQQARGDDFAVHKSKQRNMSFYNSIPPSEKPGLYPAGTFPTASYAPSQPAGMPPAATPQQRFPSATQQYAMPAGAATPSLYTPSNGYTLMSPAYASSPAPGAFHSVGYSSLPSIPSTTPGYPTAQYPTTNFPPTQLPGSSAPYPGLPVSSQLYTGSGGYSPLQSVQPRAYTMPPMAYPSTLGTNPTYPGAPPFGPPY